The following DNA comes from Nocardioides panzhihuensis.
GCACCGGCGAGGCGGCCACCACTCCGCTGATCTCGCAGATGGAGGACATGACCCGCTGCAAGCAGTTCACGCTGTCCAGCCAGGCGGCGTTCAAGGAGTCGGGCACCTCGCCCGCGGACATCGACCACCTGATGATCTACGACGCTTTCGCGCACGTCCCTCTCTACGGCCTCGAGGACATGGGCTTCGTCGGCCGGGGTGAGTCGGGGGCGTTCGTCGCCGATGGCCACACCTCACCCGGCGGACGGCTGCCCATGAACACCAACGGCGGCGGCATGTCCTACACCCACACCGGCATGTACGGGATGTTCGCGATCCAGGAGTCCGTACGCCAGCTGCGCGGCGAGGCCGCCGCGCAGGTCGACGACGTCAGCACCAGCCTGGTGCTCGGCAACGGCGGCATGTTCATGAGCGCGGCGACCCTGATCCTCGCCAACCAGCCCTGACCAGCCCTGACCAGCCCTGACCAGCACTGACCCCACCACCCGAAGGAGCAGACCCATGGCAGACACCGACCGACAGGTCGTCATCATCACCGGCGCCGGGCGTGGACTCGGCCGAGCCCACGCCCTCGAGTTCGCGCGGCGCGGAGCCGCAGTCGTGGTCAACGACCTCGGTGCCGGCCTCGACGGCACCGGCAAGGCCGACGACCCCGCCCAGCAGGTGGTCGAGGAGGTACGCGCGCTCGGCGGTGAGGCGATCGCCAACGGCAGCGACATCAGCGACCCGGAGGGCGCGCAGAAGCTGTTCCAGGACGCCCTCAACGAGTGGGGCAAGGTCGACGTCCTGGTCAACAACGCCGGGATCCTGCGCGACCGGATGCTGGTCAACATGTCCATCGACGAGTGGGACGCCGTGGTCAAGGTCCACCTCCGCGGCACCTTCGCCCCGATGAGCGTGGCCGCCCAGCACTGGCGCGAGCTCTCCAAGCAGGGCGAGGACGTCGATGCCCGGATCATCAACACCACGTCCTCCTCCGGTATCTACGGCAACCCCGGGCAGATCAACTACGGCGCCGCCAAGGCGGGTATCGCGGCGATGACCGTGATCGCCGCCCAGGAGCTGCGCCGCTACGGCATCACGGTCAACGCGATCGCCCCGGCCGCACTGACCCGGATGACGGAGAATCTCAACCCCAACCGGCCGCAGGTGGCCGACGGCGAGTGGAACCCGGGCGCGCCCGAGAACGTCTCCCCTGTCGTGGCCTGGCTGGCCTCGCCGTCGGCGCGCGAGGTGACCGGTCGCGTCTTCAACGTCCGTGGCGGGCACGTGAGCGTGGCCGAGGGCTGGGTCGCCGGCCCGACGGAGGAGAAGGACGGGCCGTGGACCGTCGAGGAGCTCGACGTGGTGCTCCCCAGCATGATCGCGGAGGCCCGGGCGAACTCGCTCACCAGCGGAAGGACGCCCGAGGCATGAGTCTCGACCAGTCCGTCGTCGGCGTGCGCTCCGAGCCCGAGGAGCGATCCTGGACCAGCGCCGACACGCTGCTCTACGCCCTCGGTGCCGGCGCCGGGCACGACGACCCGCTGACCGACCTGGCCTACACCACGGAGCACGGCGACGACGCGTGCCCGGAGCAGAAGGTGCTGCCGACCTTCGGGGTGATGGTCACGTGGGGTGCCAGACGTGGCGGCAGGAGGATGGGCGACTTCAACCCCGCCATGCTGGTCCACGCCGAGCAGGAGGTCGTCCTGCACCGCCCCCTGACCGCGGAAGGGACCGTCTCGCTCACCTCCCAGGTGACCGGCATGTACGACAAGGGATCAGGAGCCCTGGTCACGAGCCAGGCCGAGGCGGTCGACCCGGCAACGGGCGAGCCCGTCGTGACCACCCGCAGCTCGGTCTTCATCCGGGGTGAGGGCGGGTTCGGCGGCGATCCTGGCCCGAAGGTGGCCTCCCCGATCCCGGGTCGTGATCCCGACGACCTGGCGACGATGCCGACCTGGCCCGGCCAGGCTCTGCTCTACCGTCTCAGCGGCGACCGCAACCCGCTCCACTCGGACCCACGCTTCTCCGCGCGGGGAGGCTTCGAGCGCCCCATCCTGCACGGGCTCTGCACCTACGGAGTCACCGGCCGAGCGCTGGTCCGCACGATCACCGAAGGCGACGGGGACCGGCTGGCGACGATGAGCGGACGCTTCTCCGCACCGGTCCTTCCCGGGGAGACCCTTCAGGTCGCGATGTGGCGCGTCGACGACACCACGACCGCCTTCCAGACCCGAAAGGAGGACGGCACCGTGGTCATCGACCGTGGCCTGGCCACCTGGCGCTGATCGTCGGCGCCGGTGGTCGAGCTCGTCGAGACCCGCGGCCCTACTCGGAGGGCTGCGGCGCGCCCTCGGCGATCTCTCCGGCGAAGAGGCGCTGGGCCAGCGCGATCGCGTGCCGGGCGACCCGCCTCGCCTGGCGCTTCGTCTCGCACCCGGCCGTCATCCGAGCCGCCTCACCGATGAGAGCGGTCAGGATCGCGCCGAGCAGCTTGTCCTCGTCGCTGCCACCGAGACCGAGGACCTGCAGGTTGCGGCGGATCCACTCGGTGTTGCGGCGTCGGCGCATCACCTCGAACCCTGGAGGGCCGTCACCGGCGTAGAACACCGGCAGCAGCTCACGGTCCTCCCAGACCGCATCGAGGTAGGCCAGCGCCCCGGCCTCGAACTGGTCCAGCGGCGACTCGACCCCGCTCTTGCGGAGCTTCGCCACGCTCGCAGCCGCTGCGGCGGCGAGCCGGCCGACGTACTCGTCCCACAGCGCGAGGTAGAGCTGTTCCTTGCCGCCGAAGTGGTGGTAGACGCTGCCGACGCTGGAGTCCGCGCGGGCGACGACGTCGGAGACGCTGGCCACGGTGTAGCCCTTTTCGGCGAAGACCTCGCGAGAAGCGTCCAAGAGCTGACGGCGCGTCTCCTCGGTCTTGGCCCAACGACGCCCTCCGGGGCTCTGTGGTTCGACCTCTAGCGACATCGTTCACTCCTCGTCATCCTGCGGGATCTTCTCAGAATATGCGCAATTCCTCTTGACGACGAACCGCGACTGCGTGACGCTTCTCATAGTTCATTCTAGAAAATGATTCTAGAAACTCACTCTAACTGAAGGAGCGGGCATGATCGACTTCGCGCTGGGAGAAGAGCATCGAGCGGTCAAGGAGGCGGTTCGCCAGTTCATCACCAAAGAGGTGATGCCACTGGAGGACCAGGTTCTCCTCAACGAGCGGAACGGCCGGCCGGCCCTCGAGCCGGGCCAGCTCAAGGACCTTCAGGCAAAGGCCCGCAAGTACGGCTACTGGGGCATCAACACCCCGGAGGAGTACGGCGGGATGGCCGCGGGAGCCGTCATGTCGGCGATCATCGCGGGTGAGGCCGGCCGCACCTTCGTGCCGTTCCGCTTCGGCGGCAGCGCGGACAACATCCTCTACGCCGGCACCGAGGCGCAGAAGCAGGAGTACCTCATCCCGACGATCGAGGGTGAGCGCCGCAGCTGCTTCGCCATCACCGAGCCCGGCGCCGGCTCCGACGCCCGCAACATCCGGACCAAGGCGGTCCGGGACGGCGACGACTGGGTGATCAACGGCGAGAAGACCTTCATCACCAACGGCAACGAGGCCGACTTCGTCATGGTCTTCGCCGTCACCGACCCTTCGATGGGCGCCGACGGTGGCGTCACCTGCTTCCTGGTCGACCGGGCCATGGGCTGGGAGTCCACGCCCATCCCGACCATGGGCGAGTGGGGCCCGGGTGCGCTGAGCTTCCAGGACGTCCGGGTCCCGAACGACCACATCCTCGGCGAGGAGGGCAAGGGCTTCGAGCTGGCGATGCAGTGGATCGGCAACGGCCGCTTCATGATCCCGGCCGGCGCCATCGGTGCCGCCGAGCGCATGCTCGAGATGGCCATCGAGCACGCCAACAACCGGCAGTCGATGGGTCAGCCGATCGCCAACTACCAGTTCATCCAGGGCCACATCGCCGACAGCGCCGTCGAGCTGGAGGCCGCCCGCTGGCTGACCCTGCACGCCGCCTGGCAGGTCGAGAACAAGATGGACGCCCGGCACACCTCGTCCATCGCGAAGCTCTACGGCACCAACATGGCCAACCGGGTCGTCGACCGCGTCCTCCAGATCCACGGCGGCATGGGCTACACCAAGGAGCTTCCCCTGGAGCGCTGGTACCGGGAGCTGCGTCTGCTCCGCATCTTCGAGGGCACCGACGAGATCCAGCGCCGTACGATCGCCCGAAACCTGCTCAAGGGCCACATCAAGGTGGGAGCGTCGTTGGCATGAGCGAGCGCAAGCGAGCGACCATCGGATACTTCAGGGCGCCACGTCCGTATTCTGGCGCCTGCGCTACGGAGGTGGCGCCATGAGCATCCTCGACGCCGATCGACTGCAGGAGTTCTTCCGCCCGAAGTCGGTCGCCCTCGTCGGGGCGACCGACAAGTCGGGCTGGTCCGCGAGCACCTACAACAACCTTCTCCAGCACGGCTTCGCCGGTGACGTGCACCTGGTGAACCCCAAGACGCCAGTCGTCCACGGCGTCGAGACCCACCGCAGCCTCTCCGACATCCCCGGGCCGGTCGACCTGGCCTACGTCATGACGCCGATCGAGGTCGTGCCGCGCGTCCTGGAGGAGGGCGCGGTCCGCGGCATCCGGAACTACGTCATCCTCACCGCCGGCTACGGCGAGATCGGTGGTGAGGGCGCGGTCCGCGAGCAGGAGGTCGCCGACATCGCCCGGCGGCACGACCTCATCGTTCTCGGTCCCAACGGGAACGGGTTCATCAATGCGGCCGACTCGATCACCCCCTACGGGTTGCCGATCCCCCCGCCACTCCTGGGCGGTTCGGTCGGCGTCGTGCTGCAGAGCGGTGCGTTGGCCAGCAACGTGCTGGCCTTCGCCCAGGCACGCAACATCGGGATCTCGCTGCTGGTCTCGATGGGCAACGAGACCGCGATGTCGGTGACCGATGTGATGAACGCGCTGGTCGAATCCCCCAAGACGAAGGTGATCGCGCTCTTCCTGGAGAGCATCCGGCACCCGGAGGAGTTCGCCGACATCGCCCGGCGGGCCCTGGCGGCGGGCAAACCGATCGTGGCTCTCAAGATCGGTCGAAGCGTCAAGGCGTCTCGGACGGCTCAGGCCCACACCGGCGCGCTGGTGGGCGACGACAAGACCGTCGACGCCGCCTTCCGCCAGCTCGGGGTGATCCGCGTGGGCTCGTTGGAGGACCTGATGGTCACCGCCGGCATGCTCGCCGAGACCGGTCCCCTCCCCGGCAACCGGATCGGCGTCGTCACCCCCTCGGGCGGCGCCTCCGAGATCATCTCCGACCGTGCCGAGGACGAGGGGCTCGAGCTGCCGGAGTTCGCCGAGGCGACCACGACAGCGCTGCGGAGCGTACTGCCGCCGTTCGCCACACCGAACAACCCGCTCGACGTCACCGGCTACGTGCTGCTCGACCGCCAGCTCATGGCGAAGTCACTCGACGTGGTGGCTGCCGATCCTGGTGTCGACGTCATCATGCTGCTGCAGGACATGCCCCGGGCGACGCCGGACTTCGACCTGGCGGTCGAGACGTATCGCCACACAGCGGGGGTGATCAGGTCCTCACCGAAGCCGGTGGTGATCGTCGGCAACGTCCTGGTCGACGTGAGCGAGACCGGGCGGGCCCTGCGTGAGGCGGCGAGCTATCCGCAGATCGCGGGCGGCATCGAGCACGGCATGACCGCACTGGGCCACGCAGTTCGCTGGTCGCAGACCTACCGGCGCCACCAGGCGGGCACGGACGGACCGGTCTCGGTCGAGGTGAAGGTGCCGGACGGGCTGCCGGCCCGTGCCGGGACCTGGACCGAGCGTCATGCCGCCGGATTCCTGGCCGCGAACGGCATCCCGATGGTGCTGTCCCGGGTCGCCACCTCCCCCGACGAGGCCGCCCGTCTCGCCGAGGAGGTCGGCTTCCCTGTGGTACTCAAGGCGGCGGCCGACGACCTGGAGCACAAGAGCGACCTCGGCGGCGTGGAGCTCGGCCTGCAGGACGCGGAGTCGGTCCGTGCCGCAGCAGCGCGGATCGCCGACTCCCTGGCTAAGGCGGGCCACGACGGCACCACGACGATCGTCCAGCCGATGCGCTCGGGTGGCACGGAGCTGCTCGTCGGTGTCGTCCGCGACCCGTCCTGGGGGCTCACGCTGGCGGTGGCCATGGGCGGAATCTGGGTCGAGATCCTCGGTGACTCCCAGCTCCGGCTGCTGCCGATCTCGGAGACCGATGCCCGGCAGGCGCTCGAGTCGCTACGCAGCGCCGCCGTGCTCCGGGGCGCACGCGGCCAGGCTCCGGTCGATCTGGAGGCGCTCGCCGGTGTGGTGGCGAGGCTCGGCGCGATCGCGGTCGCGCTCGGCGACGATCTCGAGTCGCTCGAGGTCAACCCGCTGCTGGTCTCCGGCGAGCGGATCGAGGCGCTGGACGCGCTCATCACCTGGCGCGCCTGACCTGGTCACCGCGGCCCGAGAGGCGAAAGCCCCTCGGGCCGCGGTGTCCGTCCGGCGACGGGCAGCCGGCGTCCGCTAGGTTTTCCCTCACCTA
Coding sequences within:
- a CDS encoding SDR family oxidoreductase encodes the protein MADTDRQVVIITGAGRGLGRAHALEFARRGAAVVVNDLGAGLDGTGKADDPAQQVVEEVRALGGEAIANGSDISDPEGAQKLFQDALNEWGKVDVLVNNAGILRDRMLVNMSIDEWDAVVKVHLRGTFAPMSVAAQHWRELSKQGEDVDARIINTTSSSGIYGNPGQINYGAAKAGIAAMTVIAAQELRRYGITVNAIAPAALTRMTENLNPNRPQVADGEWNPGAPENVSPVVAWLASPSAREVTGRVFNVRGGHVSVAEGWVAGPTEEKDGPWTVEELDVVLPSMIAEARANSLTSGRTPEA
- a CDS encoding MaoC/PaaZ C-terminal domain-containing protein, coding for MSLDQSVVGVRSEPEERSWTSADTLLYALGAGAGHDDPLTDLAYTTEHGDDACPEQKVLPTFGVMVTWGARRGGRRMGDFNPAMLVHAEQEVVLHRPLTAEGTVSLTSQVTGMYDKGSGALVTSQAEAVDPATGEPVVTTRSSVFIRGEGGFGGDPGPKVASPIPGRDPDDLATMPTWPGQALLYRLSGDRNPLHSDPRFSARGGFERPILHGLCTYGVTGRALVRTITEGDGDRLATMSGRFSAPVLPGETLQVAMWRVDDTTTAFQTRKEDGTVVIDRGLATWR
- a CDS encoding TetR/AcrR family transcriptional regulator, with amino-acid sequence MSLEVEPQSPGGRRWAKTEETRRQLLDASREVFAEKGYTVASVSDVVARADSSVGSVYHHFGGKEQLYLALWDEYVGRLAAAAAASVAKLRKSGVESPLDQFEAGALAYLDAVWEDRELLPVFYAGDGPPGFEVMRRRRNTEWIRRNLQVLGLGGSDEDKLLGAILTALIGEAARMTAGCETKRQARRVARHAIALAQRLFAGEIAEGAPQPSE
- a CDS encoding acyl-CoA dehydrogenase family protein; protein product: MIDFALGEEHRAVKEAVRQFITKEVMPLEDQVLLNERNGRPALEPGQLKDLQAKARKYGYWGINTPEEYGGMAAGAVMSAIIAGEAGRTFVPFRFGGSADNILYAGTEAQKQEYLIPTIEGERRSCFAITEPGAGSDARNIRTKAVRDGDDWVINGEKTFITNGNEADFVMVFAVTDPSMGADGGVTCFLVDRAMGWESTPIPTMGEWGPGALSFQDVRVPNDHILGEEGKGFELAMQWIGNGRFMIPAGAIGAAERMLEMAIEHANNRQSMGQPIANYQFIQGHIADSAVELEAARWLTLHAAWQVENKMDARHTSSIAKLYGTNMANRVVDRVLQIHGGMGYTKELPLERWYRELRLLRIFEGTDEIQRRTIARNLLKGHIKVGASLA
- a CDS encoding acetate--CoA ligase family protein, translated to MSILDADRLQEFFRPKSVALVGATDKSGWSASTYNNLLQHGFAGDVHLVNPKTPVVHGVETHRSLSDIPGPVDLAYVMTPIEVVPRVLEEGAVRGIRNYVILTAGYGEIGGEGAVREQEVADIARRHDLIVLGPNGNGFINAADSITPYGLPIPPPLLGGSVGVVLQSGALASNVLAFAQARNIGISLLVSMGNETAMSVTDVMNALVESPKTKVIALFLESIRHPEEFADIARRALAAGKPIVALKIGRSVKASRTAQAHTGALVGDDKTVDAAFRQLGVIRVGSLEDLMVTAGMLAETGPLPGNRIGVVTPSGGASEIISDRAEDEGLELPEFAEATTTALRSVLPPFATPNNPLDVTGYVLLDRQLMAKSLDVVAADPGVDVIMLLQDMPRATPDFDLAVETYRHTAGVIRSSPKPVVIVGNVLVDVSETGRALREAASYPQIAGGIEHGMTALGHAVRWSQTYRRHQAGTDGPVSVEVKVPDGLPARAGTWTERHAAGFLAANGIPMVLSRVATSPDEAARLAEEVGFPVVLKAAADDLEHKSDLGGVELGLQDAESVRAAAARIADSLAKAGHDGTTTIVQPMRSGGTELLVGVVRDPSWGLTLAVAMGGIWVEILGDSQLRLLPISETDARQALESLRSAAVLRGARGQAPVDLEALAGVVARLGAIAVALGDDLESLEVNPLLVSGERIEALDALITWRA